GAGGCACCAGTTCCATGTTACGTTCGACGGCGCAGTAACGATTGTTGATGCCCAAATCCATCAGCAAATCGCCGATCGACCATGCGGGATCGACGGATTTTTCTTCGCCGTTAAGTTCAATACGGATCATTGTGCCACGCTCGTTTTCGGCAGGTGTGT
This DNA window, taken from Fuerstiella marisgermanici, encodes the following:
- the thiS gene encoding sulfur carrier protein ThiS; the encoded protein is MTTLPDGDTPAENERGTMIRIELNGEEKSVDPAWSIGDLLMDLGINNRYCAVERNMELVPREQHAECTLQPGDRIEIVTLVGGG